CGTCACGGAGGAAAAGCTGAGCCACGAAGCGCCGGACATCTGGGACTGGTAGCAAAGCCTTATCCAGTCGGCCGACCGAGCAACGTTGGCGACGCATGCCTCATCGACGCTGCCGTTCCATTCGTAAGAGTTGGGAGTCTCACGCCAACCTATGGTGCATTCACCGTTTATCGCATTAGTTGACCCCGACGTATGCGTGCCAACGGATGCTCCATCAACATAAAGTGTCTGGAGGAGAGTCGCATTCGTCCATGTTGCCACCACGTAATGCCAATTTAGGTCGGCGGGGCTGGTAACACTGCCATCACCATATTTGGTACAATAAAAATTAGTATTATTAATGCCGAGAGAAAAACGCTGATTGGGTGTTGCCACCGTGGCGCAGTTCAAAAAATATTGCTGGCCGTTGAGAGCGGTCGTTTTTACCCATCCGGACATGGTAAAATCTACCGCATTTAAATTTACTCCCGAGGGAATTCTGATGAACCGAGCCAGAAAACTACCGGCCGCCACGGTGTAGGCGTTGACAAGATTGGTGGTGAGGGTGATCGTGCCTGTACCAGCATCGATGCTCTGTATGATCTTGTATTCGGAATTGCCGCCGCCGGCTGAAACAGCCACCGCCTCGCCCACGGCGAATCTTGACGTGCTTGCTGCTGCAATCGTAACAACGGCCTGGCCCGCCGCGGCGTCGGCGGTCAGCGGGATGGAAGAAAAATTCTGGCCGCGCGCTATGATGCCGCTCGTTTCATCGCCGGAAACCATGCCGCTGCCGGTTCCGTTTCCCGCGGACGCGGCATTCAAATACCCTCCCGAGCTGGAATTTCCGGTTTCGTTGAGATGCGCGGCAACCAGGAACCCGTTGCTGAACACTGCGGCGCCGTTCGAGCTGTCGGCGGATCCGGCCTTGCCCCAATACATGGTGATGAACTGCGTGTTGTCATTGCCGTTCACATCCACCTTGACCCAAATTTCGGCAAGCTGGTTGCCCTGGTCGAAGCGCTCGATCTGGTACGGCAGATGCGTTCCGTCGGACTTGGCGAACCGGAGGTCCTGGCCGCCGGACATCGCGTCGCCGAAGGTGAAAGCGGTAATAGCATTTGTCAATCTTATAAGAACAGGAAATCCTGCTTGGGCGGTGGTGACGTTGGCGCCCGAAGCCGAGGTGTTGAGCGTTATAGTGCAGGCATGCGCCCATTGAGAATAATCTTCCGCACCATATGTTTTATGGCTCCATCCCAGCAATCCGATGCATGTAAAGGCAATGAGAAAACAACAGTTACGAGATTTTATCGTCGATCCGTTCATTGCATATCCCCCACTTATCTTATTCTTAGTAAGTGCTAAATAAATCGATTAATACAATGCTTTGTTTAAATTATATCATCAATTATTTAATACTGCAATACTTAAACGTGTAAATCTTTAACGCCAAATCCCTTGCCATTCCTCATGTTACTTGCCCACACCAATAGTCGTTGTTTAGGGCCGCATTGTTTATATAAAAAGAGGAAAAAAAAGACCGGTCAGGGATCTGCCCGAACCGGCCTTTCAAACCGTCTTGCCTTTGAGTTACCGTGGCATAAACGTCATTTTCTTTTCGAACAGGCCAAAGGGTTTTTGCTTCATGTCAAGCGCCTGCATGCGGATAAGATAGACGCCTGCGGATACTGACTGCTTGTAAAGCGACGTTCCGTCCCAGACCACCTCACGCATGCCGCCGCCCTGCTCTGAAGTAACCTTCTGCCACACCAGCCTGCCGCGCAAGTCGTAGATGGTGAACTTTACGCCGCTCACGCCTGCCTGCGGCACGCTGTACCTGATGTGCACAAGCGCGCTGGCCGGGTTGGGATAGATACCGGCAAACAGCAGTTTTGCGGTCTTGATGAGCGCCGCTGCCTTGGCCAGGAACGCATCGGTGCCCACGACCAGCCACCGGTACTGGCGCTCCCCTGCCGCGAGCGACACGCCCGCGTCACCGCCTGAAAAATTCTCCCACGCGCCGGTTGCCTCGCTGAACACCTTCGCGGACATTCCCCCGGGCAGCGGCGTTGTTTTTTCCAGATGGTACTTCACCTGCTGCGGCTGGTCCGATTCATTGACAAATGCAAGCTTGAACGTGCATCCGTTCCCCTTGAGGGCATTCAGCACCGCGATGCCGTAGAGCTTGCTGTCCGCGTCGCCGGCAACCCCGGCGCACGCCGGAGCGAACGTCGGCGGCACGGGATATAATGCCGAAGGGGTGCCAAGCGCCGGATTGTATCCGCAGTACACGGGGCACAGCTTCGCGCCGTCAGCCATGCTCGCGTTCACCGACAGGGTCCAGCCTTTTTGCGCAGCGCGTTTGGTAACGCCGGTGAAATATTTAGACGTCACGTATGGAATCGGAGGAATGTTGATCGAAGCGGCCGTCGCGCCGGTGGTCGGGTTTACCGCCATGTAACACTGGGTGAATAGCAAGGTCGAGCTTGGGCCGCCTGCTCCGGTGGCGGCGGAATAGAGCAGGGTGTGGGAATAGAGTCCGCTCGCCGGATCACGGTCCCACGAATAAAACGCCAGGTTCTTCGCTGTAGTGTCGGAGTAGTCAAGTATATCGCCGATAAGAACATTGAACTTGAACGGTAGGGCAAAATCGGTAGCTTCCCCGGCCGCAAAACTTATGGGATACGGATTCTTGAGCGACGGCGTGATGCCGCCGCCGAAATTGACCACGCAGCTTTCCTTGGTTTTTATCCAAAGCACCATGCCGGGCACGGGCGTGAAAATATTTTTTGCATTATCGGAATACTCAACCCATTTCTGCTGCTGCCAGCGGAATATGCGTACCTGCTTCGGATCGTAAGTGAATTGGTCCCCGCCGGAGGTGTATCTGAATATGGCGTTCACATCCGGGTTCGACAGCGCGGCCGTCACCCGTAGCGGGACCCATTTCAACGGGTCGGTGACCGCGGTTTCGAAATCGGCGCTGTCGATGCGCGACACCTGGCGCGACACGTTGAAGGTGTCGTAATGCATGCCGTCGTTCACGGTCACGGTCGCGCGAAGCCCGTTGTCCGGCGAAGCGTACTGGCTCGGTATATAGATGGGAATTCTGTCGCTGGTGCCCGTGAGCGTGGAAGACCGCACGGGGTTGGGATTGTATGCCTCGCCGCCCGCAGCGTAGGAATAAGTCCACGCAACATTGCCCGAGTTGTCGCTGATGATGAGCGTGTCATATACTTCACTCCAAGCGGGAATCGTGTCCGAATGCGCGGGTCGCGTAATGGATATGGGCAGAGTGTCAATGAGCGCCATGAAGGGATTGTTTATGGTCGTCCACGGCGTCATTATCCAGATATAGCCGGTGCTGTCGAATGCGGTTGTTCTGTCAACGCACCACGCCCCGTTTGTAAACCGGTAAATTTTCACCTGGCTTATAGAGTAACCGGCGGGCAGTGTCCCGCACCTGATTTTGATTATGAACGGAGGAGACTGCAATTGAGCCGGATTGTCAAAGGAAAAAGCTATCCCCACGGGAATAAACCCGGCAAGGCTTGCGGAGGATGGCTGGTACACTCTGATCGTGGCGTTTGTGGGGGTGGGAGCGGTCACTCCTTGCGTGACAAGCAAAATGTTGCCGTTGAAGACCACGTTTATATCACCAGGCACGGCGGTAAAATATTGGACGTTCTGCCAATTGTAATAGGGAATCGCGACCGCCTTCTCGGAATTGGCGGTTGGATCGGTCAATTTTCCGTCCACCCTTCGCTCCCAAAGGGCAACGTAATAATGCGTGGTGTCGGTGGTGCTGCCGCTGAACTGCAGTGCTTCCTGCAAATTGACCGTGGCGCTGCCCGAGCTGGCCTGCACCGGAACAATCTGGTGGACGCTCGTGTCATTGGTAGGATACCCGACCGTCGAATAGGAAATCCCGATCTCGAGCGGATCCGGGAGCGAGTTGTCCACGGTCCAGTGCACCACGATCTGGTTGGCGGCCGTATCGAAAACTATGCTCGTGATCTGAACCGAATTCACTGGCAGCTTTGCACCCGCGGGTTGCGTTGTGGCGTTGGCGCTCGAGCTGTCGGTTACATATGACCACTGGCTTCCCTGCAATACCTGGGCGCCGAAGAAATAATGGGTCGAATCCAGCAGCCCCGTAATCAATCGTGTGGTGTCGGTGATGGTGGTGATGGTGACCGAATCAAACGGCGGACGGGTGAAGCTGGACGTTCCGACGGGCACGGCCGTATTCGCCCGGTACCAGATGCGGATCGCCGAGACGCCGCCGACCGGGTTCCAGCTCAGGGTGACTTTGCTCGGGCTCTGCGCGATCGCGTGCAGGATAATGGGATTGGCCGGACGGTTGACGCCGGCCAGATAGGCTGCCCTGACCACGGTCGTGCTCAATCTGCCGTTTTTTCCCCTGAGCACCAGCGCGCAATACAGCTTTTTAACAACGCCGGTGTTGAAAAGCGGGTTACCGACGGTGATACTGTCGCGGCCGTTTGTGGCGTTAATGGTGGCCATTTCAGCCTGCAGGTTGAACCACTTGGTTTGAGTGGAATCGGTAAAATTCGGGGTTGATTGGCCGGTGTCGGTGCCGAACCATATCGCAAAAGCGTCAACGGACGATGCATCCACGGTTTTCAAGTTGGACGCGGTGAAAATGACGGAATCGGTGCCGTTGATGTAGGTGCCGCTCAGGCTCGCATTATTGACAGGAGGGAATGTGTCCCGCATGAGCACGGTTATGCCGTTGGCTGCATTAAACGCGCTCCACGACCACGAGTTCCCGTTGTACCAGTGCACCTCAGTCATGAAACCGCAAAACGAATCGGCGGCCGCGAGCGTGACGTTGACCGGGGCCGTGAAGGGTTGGGCCGCCGCCTGCATTGCCGTGATGGCATAGGTGCCGCAAATGGTGCTTGACTGTTCCGAAGCGGGAATGACATTGCCGGATTTATACCACAGCCGCAGGCTGTCGGCATACGGAAGGGTGGGAAAAGCGGTTGCTATGCCGGTGACATCGAAGAACGATATCTGCGCGGTTCCCGGTGAAAGGTACTTTCCCGAAATCCCGACCGGGTTGTCCTTGAAGGTCCTTATCGTGATGGTCGCGCTGTCCAATTTTTTTCCGGTCTGGTCAACCAGTATGAGCCACGCCGAAAAAGATCCTGCGGAATCATAGGTATGGGTCGGCTTGCTGTTATTGGTGGTGTCAGAATTACCGTCGCCGAAATACCACAATCCTTTCGTGAAAGGGCCAGTTGAATTATTGGTAAACGTTATAGGGGTACCCACCTTGGCGATGGTGTCGGACACCGTGAAAAGCGCCTTGACAGGCACGTTGACCGTGAGCTGGCCGGCGTTGGTGGAAGTGGCGGAACCCGCAAGATTGGTCACCACCACGGTGTAGGCGCCGCCATCGGTCTGCGCTACAGGCGCGATTGTAATTGACGGGCCGGTTTTTCCTGTCAAGTTAACGCCGTCTTTTCTCCATTGGTACGTATAAGGAGGGGTTCCCGTGCCCACGGTTGCCGTAAACGTAACCGAGGGCGCGCCCACCAGCACGGTCTGTAATGCGGGACTCACCGTTACGTTCGTCGGTTTGAGCCTGACTATCACCGATGCTTGCGTGCTGAGCAGGCTGTCGGTGGCGTTTTTCACCATCACTGTGTAAAAGCCTCCATCAGAGGCCGCAACCGGGGTCTTGGTGTAGGTTGCTGCATTGGCGCCCGGTATATTGACACCGCCGAGTTTCCATTGGTAAGTAGTGGCATTTGTCGCGGTGACGCTGAGCGACAATGTCCCACCCTCATTTACCGTATCCGGCGTCGCGGGCTGATTGGTGATCACCGGCGCATTGGAGCTCTGCACCTGGACTGTCCCTGTTGCTGACCCAGCGCTGTATGCGGTCACGCCGCCGTTTAGCGTCACCGACTGGCCTGTAGCACCGTTCGCCTTATTGTCCACATGGTTCCAGGCACGGAAGATAAAAGTCGCGGGACCCGTATAGGTGGCGTTGGGAACAAACCGCACCATTGCCGAAGAATCGAGGAGCGTTGCGCTTAGGTCGCTCACCGTGCCGACCGGCGTCCAGTTGGTTCCCGGGTTCGTAAGGGAGTACTGCCATGCGCCGTTTGTGTTGTCCGCGCCGGTCACGGCGATGCCGCGTCCGGCAAAGCCGAGCACTTCCACATTGTCAATCAAAAGCGAATCGGTATATCCCGCCGGCTGCTGGACAACCCACGTTAGCGCTTTAACCAAGGCCTTGCTCAAGGCCGTGGGCGTGGGTGGGTTCCCCAGTTGGAAAAGATTGGCCCAGGTGATGCTGACCTGTTTCCAAGCGGAAGGTGACGAGGGCAATGTATCGCCCCAGGAATATTGCGATTGCGGAATGTCGGTCGTTTCCACTTTGAGAGTATGCTTGCTGCCTTTGTACCAGTACCTGAAACCTGTCGCCTGTGTCAAATCGCAGGGGGGTGTTGCCGCGAGGGCAACCGAAAGCAAAACGTAAGGCGTGTATCCCAGCGGTGGCACGCCGTTGTCGGCGAGAGTGAAGGTTATTCTTGCACATTGCGAATTGCCGTAGCCCCCCGGAGACGGGCCGGTAAACGGCAACTGTGGAAAAACAGTCCCGACGCCGGCAGACCACGTGGTCCACGTTCCGCCCCACTTCGAGGTAGTACCGGTGTGTTCGAAATCATCGACCATGGTGCCGTTTGTAACGATAGGGTTGAGAAAGGAAGAAACGGTGGATCCTGGAGGATTTGCATCACCCTTGGCAACAGGCGGGGCCAGCGTGGGGTTCACCCCGGAAAGAATGGGAGCGCCCGCCTGCGTTGTTCCATGCCATAACAGCAAAACAGCCGCAAGCATTAAGCCATTTATAAAAATCTTTCCGCGCGTCGCTTTTCTCATAGGACAGTCCTCGCTTAAAAAAAACATGAGCG
This region of Chitinivibrionales bacterium genomic DNA includes:
- a CDS encoding immunoglobulin domain-containing protein, which encodes MLAAVLLLWHGTTQAGAPILSGVNPTLAPPVAKGDANPPGSTVSSFLNPIVTNGTMVDDFEHTGTTSKWGGTWTTWSAGVGTVFPQLPFTGPSPGGYGNSQCARITFTLADNGVPPLGYTPYVLLSVALAATPPCDLTQATGFRYWYKGSKHTLKVETTDIPQSQYSWGDTLPSSPSAWKQVSITWANLFQLGNPPTPTALSKALVKALTWVVQQPAGYTDSLLIDNVEVLGFAGRGIAVTGADNTNGAWQYSLTNPGTNWTPVGTVSDLSATLLDSSAMVRFVPNATYTGPATFIFRAWNHVDNKANGATGQSVTLNGGVTAYSAGSATGTVQVQSSNAPVITNQPATPDTVNEGGTLSLSVTATNATTYQWKLGGVNIPGANAATYTKTPVAASDGGFYTVMVKNATDSLLSTQASVIVRLKPTNVTVSPALQTVLVGAPSVTFTATVGTGTPPYTYQWRKDGVNLTGKTGPSITIAPVAQTDGGAYTVVVTNLAGSATSTNAGQLTVNVPVKALFTVSDTIAKVGTPITFTNNSTGPFTKGLWYFGDGNSDTTNNSKPTHTYDSAGSFSAWLILVDQTGKKLDSATITIRTFKDNPVGISGKYLSPGTAQISFFDVTGIATAFPTLPYADSLRLWYKSGNVIPASEQSSTICGTYAITAMQAAAQPFTAPVNVTLAAADSFCGFMTEVHWYNGNSWSWSAFNAANGITVLMRDTFPPVNNASLSGTYINGTDSVIFTASNLKTVDASSVDAFAIWFGTDTGQSTPNFTDSTQTKWFNLQAEMATINATNGRDSITVGNPLFNTGVVKKLYCALVLRGKNGRLSTTVVRAAYLAGVNRPANPIILHAIAQSPSKVTLSWNPVGGVSAIRIWYRANTAVPVGTSSFTRPPFDSVTITTITDTTRLITGLLDSTHYFFGAQVLQGSQWSYVTDSSSANATTQPAGAKLPVNSVQITSIVFDTAANQIVVHWTVDNSLPDPLEIGISYSTVGYPTNDTSVHQIVPVQASSGSATVNLQEALQFSGSTTDTTHYYVALWERRVDGKLTDPTANSEKAVAIPYYNWQNVQYFTAVPGDINVVFNGNILLVTQGVTAPTPTNATIRVYQPSSASLAGFIPVGIAFSFDNPAQLQSPPFIIKIRCGTLPAGYSISQVKIYRFTNGAWCVDRTTAFDSTGYIWIMTPWTTINNPFMALIDTLPISITRPAHSDTIPAWSEVYDTLIISDNSGNVAWTYSYAAGGEAYNPNPVRSSTLTGTSDRIPIYIPSQYASPDNGLRATVTVNDGMHYDTFNVSRQVSRIDSADFETAVTDPLKWVPLRVTAALSNPDVNAIFRYTSGGDQFTYDPKQVRIFRWQQQKWVEYSDNAKNIFTPVPGMVLWIKTKESCVVNFGGGITPSLKNPYPISFAAGEATDFALPFKFNVLIGDILDYSDTTAKNLAFYSWDRDPASGLYSHTLLYSAATGAGGPSSTLLFTQCYMAVNPTTGATAASINIPPIPYVTSKYFTGVTKRAAQKGWTLSVNASMADGAKLCPVYCGYNPALGTPSALYPVPPTFAPACAGVAGDADSKLYGIAVLNALKGNGCTFKLAFVNESDQPQQVKYHLEKTTPLPGGMSAKVFSEATGAWENFSGGDAGVSLAAGERQYRWLVVGTDAFLAKAAALIKTAKLLFAGIYPNPASALVHIRYSVPQAGVSGVKFTIYDLRGRLVWQKVTSEQGGGMREVVWDGTSLYKQSVSAGVYLIRMQALDMKQKPFGLFEKKMTFMPR